One window of the Actinomycetota bacterium genome contains the following:
- a CDS encoding phage holin family protein, with protein sequence MSKLQEMRQRLQSMVEVSGRIREQLERLRGPEGAALRDRAKEAGTRVGIGVGITLFGLTVIAVASVYIIAVVILLVNIALDRLWLSALIVVAGSLFLGGVIAAIGVGIARKGAKELPRMGTEVVQPLKETGEEIKTAVEELQEAALQEARERQKQAQELLQEAMKYAPYVVGAYVGYRVIKGMTRKAIKIHRARKLAKLESLAEA encoded by the coding sequence GTGAGTAAGCTCCAAGAGATGAGGCAGCGGCTGCAGAGCATGGTGGAGGTGAGCGGAAGGATACGCGAACAGCTAGAACGGCTCCGCGGACCGGAAGGGGCGGCTTTACGCGACAGGGCCAAGGAAGCCGGGACGCGCGTGGGCATCGGCGTGGGGATCACCCTTTTCGGGTTGACGGTGATCGCCGTGGCCTCCGTCTACATCATCGCCGTGGTGATACTCCTGGTGAACATCGCGCTGGACCGCCTCTGGCTTTCCGCGCTCATCGTGGTCGCGGGCTCGCTGTTCCTGGGAGGGGTCATCGCCGCTATCGGCGTGGGCATCGCGCGCAAGGGAGCGAAGGAGCTCCCCAGGATGGGTACGGAGGTGGTGCAGCCGCTCAAAGAGACCGGCGAGGAGATAAAGACGGCGGTAGAAGAGCTGCAGGAGGCCGCGCTGCAGGAGGCCAGGGAACGCCAGAAGCAGGCCCAGGAGCTGTTGCAAGAGGCCATGAAATATGCTCCATACGTTGTCGGGGCTTATGTAGGTTACCGGGTGATCAAAGGGATGACCAGGAAGGCGATCAAGATCCACAGGGCGAGGAAGCTGGCAAAGCTGGAGTCGCTTGCCGAGGCATAG
- a CDS encoding PD-(D/E)XK nuclease family protein produces MTVYSHSQLETFEKCPYKYRLQYIERVKTGRRSIEAFMGSTVHAALEKLYRDLRMSRLPGEDELIRYYLERWDAGYDKGIFVVSGEYGAEDYRETGLRCLRDYYRRYHPFRAGVAVWLERKVNIPIRDREGATISFTGVLDRLDSLEGGRYEIHDYKTSGTLPIAREIEEDRQLSLYQLAVEEAFPDAVEVELVWHYLVFDRELRLRRERADLERIAAEAAELVRRIEAEEEFPPRESVLCDWCEFQEHCPKRKHIFMVAEMPARELGTDHGVQLVDEFAFWAERKREAEGKLAALRGEILEFATFHGADNLRGSSGVLKITRSRQPKLPPAGSAARDEIEGLLREWGAWEEASAINPRRLGSLLGSGKLGPDRASRLEAMLSWEEAATLRFVQDRREE; encoded by the coding sequence ATGACCGTTTACTCCCACAGCCAGCTGGAGACCTTCGAGAAGTGTCCGTATAAATACCGCCTGCAGTATATCGAGAGGGTGAAGACGGGTCGGAGGAGCATCGAGGCTTTCATGGGGTCCACGGTGCATGCCGCGTTGGAAAAGCTCTACCGCGACCTCAGGATGTCGCGCCTTCCCGGCGAGGATGAGCTCATCCGTTATTACCTGGAGCGCTGGGATGCCGGATACGATAAGGGGATCTTCGTGGTCAGCGGGGAATACGGCGCCGAGGACTACCGCGAAACAGGCCTGCGCTGCCTGCGCGATTACTACCGCCGTTATCATCCCTTCCGCGCAGGGGTCGCGGTGTGGCTGGAGCGCAAGGTGAACATCCCCATCCGCGACAGGGAAGGCGCGACCATCTCCTTCACCGGGGTTCTGGACCGCCTGGACAGCCTGGAGGGCGGCAGGTACGAGATCCATGATTACAAGACCTCCGGTACCCTCCCAATCGCCCGGGAGATAGAGGAGGACCGCCAGCTCAGCCTCTACCAGCTGGCGGTGGAGGAAGCTTTTCCTGACGCGGTGGAGGTAGAGCTCGTATGGCACTACCTGGTCTTCGACCGTGAGCTGCGCCTGCGCAGGGAGAGAGCCGACCTGGAGAGGATAGCCGCGGAGGCCGCCGAGCTGGTGCGCAGGATCGAGGCGGAGGAGGAGTTCCCGCCCCGGGAGAGCGTACTATGCGACTGGTGTGAGTTCCAGGAACACTGCCCCAAGAGGAAACACATCTTCATGGTCGCGGAAATGCCCGCCAGGGAGCTGGGAACGGACCACGGCGTGCAGTTGGTGGACGAGTTCGCTTTCTGGGCGGAGAGGAAAAGGGAGGCGGAGGGGAAGCTGGCGGCCCTTCGGGGGGAGATCCTGGAGTTCGCGACCTTTCACGGGGCGGACAACCTGCGCGGCAGTTCCGGCGTGCTCAAGATAACGCGTTCCAGGCAGCCCAAGCTGCCGCCTGCCGGGAGCGCCGCGAGGGACGAAATCGAAGGCCTGCTGCGGGAATGGGGGGCCTGGGAGGAGGCGAGCGCGATCAATCCCCGCAGGCTCGGTTCCCTCCTGGGGAGCGGAAAGCTTGGACCTGACCGGGCCTCTCGCCTCGAGGCCATGCTTTCCTGGGAGGAGGCGGCCACCCTGCGTTTTGTACAGGACAGGCGCGAGGAGTGA